A window of the Oncorhynchus mykiss isolate Arlee chromosome 15, USDA_OmykA_1.1, whole genome shotgun sequence genome harbors these coding sequences:
- the LOC118936340 gene encoding uncharacterized protein LOC118936340 isoform X1 → MLPRPSYYYYCHCVTSQLRSVGRMSLLLCCIVMALHLSTGLDAAPGVVNTTEEEVEGVDSQSPCPAGWHQNEHRCFSFYPVWATWATAELYCSQHRGNLVSVHSPGQQVFVQDLVRRHTDHPVWMGGYDAAQEGMWLWSDGSAVDSFYWEEDEPSNSGQGENCMELHTGGGQGWNDVSCAELRFYVCSMETRSGLASLPSQKKSHERELVREVSIYDVLWETNERVADEILYSAFLRGMYSRRLPARCYADFCHQEVLYLDRVIPMLRVLIRTVQGPPDIMMFLQRTHQRYQESLKEAQIQTQPHLNLSSIQPSAAVRQYLQSFHDIVNEEPIYWLVSLLPRALLRPYLAQNLPLGERTRQGPSPCLYPWLNLFPCPCYQWGREDMKPDQRNQKDESGTYYRHLLEKYQDVIDIYKAVNIFRAQMINEKALFTSSWFPTGDEEEEEDQPNLLSVESGPDVTVKL, encoded by the exons ATGCTACCAAGAccaagctactactactactgtcactgtGTTACTAGCCAGCTCAG GTCGGTTGGCAGAATGTCTCTGCTGCTTTGTTGTATAGTGATGGCTCTGCACCTCTCAACAG GGTTGGATGCTGCCCCGGGGGTAGTGAACActacagaggaggaggtggaaggcgTGGACTCCCAGTCACCATGCCCAGCCGGGTGGCATCAGAATGAGCATCGCTGCTTCTCCTTCTACCCCGTCTGGGCCACCTGGGCcactgcagag tTGTACTGCTCCCAGCACAGAGGGAACCTGGTGTCGGTTCACAGCCCGGGTCAACAGGTGTTTGTCCAGGATCTGGTCAGGAGACACACAGACCATCCGGTCTGGATGGGAGGCTACGATGCAGCTCAG GAGGGGATGTGGCTGTGGAGTGACGGCTCAGCTGTTGACAGTTTCTACTGGGAGGAGGATGAGCCCAGTAACTCTGGACAGGGGGAGAACTGTATGGAGCTACACActggag GTGGGCAGGGCTGGAATGACGTGTCCTGTGCAGAGCTGAGGTTCTATGTGTGTTCTATGGAGACAAG ATCTGGTTTAGCATCATTGCCAAGTCAGAAGAAATCACACGAGAGAG agcTGGTTAGAGAGGTGAGTATTTATGACGTCCTGTGGGAGACCAATGAGAGAGTAGCAGATGAGATCCTCTACTCAGCCTTCCTCAGAGGGATGTATTCCAGACGTCTGCCTGCCCGCTGCTATGCTGACTTCTGCCACCAGGAGGTGCTATACTTGGACAGAGTCATCCCCATGCTGCGG GTGCTGATCAGAACAGTCCAGGGTCCTCCAGACATCATGATGTTTCTCCAGAGAACACATCAACGCTACCAGGAGTCTCTGAAGGAGGCCCAGATCCAAACTCAACCACACCTG AACCTGTCCTCCATCCAGCCCTCTGCAGCTGTGCGTCAGTACCTCCAGAGCTTCCATGACATTGTAAATGAGGAGCCCATCTACTGGCTGGTGTCTCTGCTGCCCAGAGCCCTGCTCAGACCTTACCTGGCACAGAACCTGCCCCTGGGAGAGAGGACCAGACAAggccccagcccctgcctctaccCCTGGCTAAacctcttcccctgcccctgctaccagtgggggagagaggacatgaaGCCAGACCAGAGGAACCAGAAGGATGAGTCTGGGACATATTACAG gcATCTACTGGAGAAGTACCAGGATGTGATAGACATCTACAAGGCTGTCAACATCTTCAGAGCCCAGATGATCAACGAGAAGGCTCTCTTCACCTCCAG
- the LOC118936340 gene encoding uncharacterized protein LOC118936340 isoform X2 has translation MSRSVGRMSLLLCCIVMALHLSTGLDAAPGVVNTTEEEVEGVDSQSPCPAGWHQNEHRCFSFYPVWATWATAELYCSQHRGNLVSVHSPGQQVFVQDLVRRHTDHPVWMGGYDAAQEGMWLWSDGSAVDSFYWEEDEPSNSGQGENCMELHTGGGQGWNDVSCAELRFYVCSMETRSGLASLPSQKKSHERELVREVSIYDVLWETNERVADEILYSAFLRGMYSRRLPARCYADFCHQEVLYLDRVIPMLRVLIRTVQGPPDIMMFLQRTHQRYQESLKEAQIQTQPHLNLSSIQPSAAVRQYLQSFHDIVNEEPIYWLVSLLPRALLRPYLAQNLPLGERTRQGPSPCLYPWLNLFPCPCYQWGREDMKPDQRNQKDESGTYYRHLLEKYQDVIDIYKAVNIFRAQMINEKALFTSSWFPTGDEEEEEDQPNLLSVESGPDVTVKL, from the exons ATGTCCAG GTCGGTTGGCAGAATGTCTCTGCTGCTTTGTTGTATAGTGATGGCTCTGCACCTCTCAACAG GGTTGGATGCTGCCCCGGGGGTAGTGAACActacagaggaggaggtggaaggcgTGGACTCCCAGTCACCATGCCCAGCCGGGTGGCATCAGAATGAGCATCGCTGCTTCTCCTTCTACCCCGTCTGGGCCACCTGGGCcactgcagag tTGTACTGCTCCCAGCACAGAGGGAACCTGGTGTCGGTTCACAGCCCGGGTCAACAGGTGTTTGTCCAGGATCTGGTCAGGAGACACACAGACCATCCGGTCTGGATGGGAGGCTACGATGCAGCTCAG GAGGGGATGTGGCTGTGGAGTGACGGCTCAGCTGTTGACAGTTTCTACTGGGAGGAGGATGAGCCCAGTAACTCTGGACAGGGGGAGAACTGTATGGAGCTACACActggag GTGGGCAGGGCTGGAATGACGTGTCCTGTGCAGAGCTGAGGTTCTATGTGTGTTCTATGGAGACAAG ATCTGGTTTAGCATCATTGCCAAGTCAGAAGAAATCACACGAGAGAG agcTGGTTAGAGAGGTGAGTATTTATGACGTCCTGTGGGAGACCAATGAGAGAGTAGCAGATGAGATCCTCTACTCAGCCTTCCTCAGAGGGATGTATTCCAGACGTCTGCCTGCCCGCTGCTATGCTGACTTCTGCCACCAGGAGGTGCTATACTTGGACAGAGTCATCCCCATGCTGCGG GTGCTGATCAGAACAGTCCAGGGTCCTCCAGACATCATGATGTTTCTCCAGAGAACACATCAACGCTACCAGGAGTCTCTGAAGGAGGCCCAGATCCAAACTCAACCACACCTG AACCTGTCCTCCATCCAGCCCTCTGCAGCTGTGCGTCAGTACCTCCAGAGCTTCCATGACATTGTAAATGAGGAGCCCATCTACTGGCTGGTGTCTCTGCTGCCCAGAGCCCTGCTCAGACCTTACCTGGCACAGAACCTGCCCCTGGGAGAGAGGACCAGACAAggccccagcccctgcctctaccCCTGGCTAAacctcttcccctgcccctgctaccagtgggggagagaggacatgaaGCCAGACCAGAGGAACCAGAAGGATGAGTCTGGGACATATTACAG gcATCTACTGGAGAAGTACCAGGATGTGATAGACATCTACAAGGCTGTCAACATCTTCAGAGCCCAGATGATCAACGAGAAGGCTCTCTTCACCTCCAG
- the LOC118936340 gene encoding uncharacterized protein LOC118936340 isoform X3, with protein sequence MSLLLCCIVMALHLSTGLDAAPGVVNTTEEEVEGVDSQSPCPAGWHQNEHRCFSFYPVWATWATAELYCSQHRGNLVSVHSPGQQVFVQDLVRRHTDHPVWMGGYDAAQEGMWLWSDGSAVDSFYWEEDEPSNSGQGENCMELHTGGGQGWNDVSCAELRFYVCSMETRSGLASLPSQKKSHERELVREVSIYDVLWETNERVADEILYSAFLRGMYSRRLPARCYADFCHQEVLYLDRVIPMLRVLIRTVQGPPDIMMFLQRTHQRYQESLKEAQIQTQPHLNLSSIQPSAAVRQYLQSFHDIVNEEPIYWLVSLLPRALLRPYLAQNLPLGERTRQGPSPCLYPWLNLFPCPCYQWGREDMKPDQRNQKDESGTYYRHLLEKYQDVIDIYKAVNIFRAQMINEKALFTSSWFPTGDEEEEEDQPNLLSVESGPDVTVKL encoded by the exons ATGTCTCTGCTGCTTTGTTGTATAGTGATGGCTCTGCACCTCTCAACAG GGTTGGATGCTGCCCCGGGGGTAGTGAACActacagaggaggaggtggaaggcgTGGACTCCCAGTCACCATGCCCAGCCGGGTGGCATCAGAATGAGCATCGCTGCTTCTCCTTCTACCCCGTCTGGGCCACCTGGGCcactgcagag tTGTACTGCTCCCAGCACAGAGGGAACCTGGTGTCGGTTCACAGCCCGGGTCAACAGGTGTTTGTCCAGGATCTGGTCAGGAGACACACAGACCATCCGGTCTGGATGGGAGGCTACGATGCAGCTCAG GAGGGGATGTGGCTGTGGAGTGACGGCTCAGCTGTTGACAGTTTCTACTGGGAGGAGGATGAGCCCAGTAACTCTGGACAGGGGGAGAACTGTATGGAGCTACACActggag GTGGGCAGGGCTGGAATGACGTGTCCTGTGCAGAGCTGAGGTTCTATGTGTGTTCTATGGAGACAAG ATCTGGTTTAGCATCATTGCCAAGTCAGAAGAAATCACACGAGAGAG agcTGGTTAGAGAGGTGAGTATTTATGACGTCCTGTGGGAGACCAATGAGAGAGTAGCAGATGAGATCCTCTACTCAGCCTTCCTCAGAGGGATGTATTCCAGACGTCTGCCTGCCCGCTGCTATGCTGACTTCTGCCACCAGGAGGTGCTATACTTGGACAGAGTCATCCCCATGCTGCGG GTGCTGATCAGAACAGTCCAGGGTCCTCCAGACATCATGATGTTTCTCCAGAGAACACATCAACGCTACCAGGAGTCTCTGAAGGAGGCCCAGATCCAAACTCAACCACACCTG AACCTGTCCTCCATCCAGCCCTCTGCAGCTGTGCGTCAGTACCTCCAGAGCTTCCATGACATTGTAAATGAGGAGCCCATCTACTGGCTGGTGTCTCTGCTGCCCAGAGCCCTGCTCAGACCTTACCTGGCACAGAACCTGCCCCTGGGAGAGAGGACCAGACAAggccccagcccctgcctctaccCCTGGCTAAacctcttcccctgcccctgctaccagtgggggagagaggacatgaaGCCAGACCAGAGGAACCAGAAGGATGAGTCTGGGACATATTACAG gcATCTACTGGAGAAGTACCAGGATGTGATAGACATCTACAAGGCTGTCAACATCTTCAGAGCCCAGATGATCAACGAGAAGGCTCTCTTCACCTCCAG